Proteins co-encoded in one Gallus gallus isolate bGalGal1 chromosome 27, bGalGal1.mat.broiler.GRCg7b, whole genome shotgun sequence genomic window:
- the RUNDC3A gene encoding RUN domain-containing protein 3A isoform X4, with protein MAAGCVRAAMALGLSSKKASSRNIAVERRNLITVCRFSVKTLLEKHTAEPIDDSSEEFVNFAAILEQILSHRFKGTTPSPPRPLPDPHPPPPPCPTRAHELPALPPGPVSWFSSDGQRGFWDYIRLACSKVPNNCVSSIESMENISTSRAKGRAWIRVALMEKRISDYITTALRDTRTTRRFYDDGAIMLREESTLLVGMLIGLGAIDFSFCLKGEVMDGKVPAVIDYTPYLKFTQSYDYLSEEEERGSMGSSTSEDSSPEHPYLPLVTDEDSWYNKWRKMEQKFRIVYAQKGYLEELVRLRESQLKDLEAENKRLKLRLEEAVVQNQLEKRELEGVILELQEQLTGLIPCENPQLAQLSKEMVTPLVNQWPSLGTLNGNESGSDSKLYRREGPHALHAGALRLPGLAAQLQVPGQPQVQRVPGERQQRSQPHPQPQLRPPGPPSSSAAED; from the exons ATGGCAGCGGGCTGCGTGCGGGCTGCCATGGCTCTGGGGCTCTCCTCCAAGAAGGCGTCCTCCAGAAACATCGCCGTGGAGAGGAGAAACCTCATCACCGTCtgcag GTTCTCGGTGAAGACGCTGCTGGAGAAGCACACTGCTGAGCCCATCGACGACTCCTCCGAGGAGTTTGTCAACTTCGCCGCCATCCTCGAGCAGATCCTCAGCCACCGCTTCAAAGGTaccaccccatcccctccccgACCCCTCCccgacccccatccccccccccccccatgtcccacACGGGCACACGAGCTCCCAGCGCTGCCCCCAGGCCCCGTCAGCTGGTTCAGCTCGGATGGGCAGCGCGGCTTCTGGGACTACATCCGCCTGGCCTGCAGCAAGGTGCCCAACAACTGCGTCAGCAGCATCGAGAGCATGGAGAACATCAGCACCTCCAGGGCCAAG GGCCGGGCGTGGATCCGCGTGGCGCTGATGGAGAAGCGCATTTCTGACTACATCACCACGGCACTGCGCGACACGCGGACCACCAG GCGGTTCTATGACGACGGGGCCATCATGCTGCGGGAGGAATCCACGCTGCTGGTCGGGATGCTCATCGGGCTCGGAGCCATCGACTTCAG ctTCTGCCTGAAGGGCGAGGTGATGGACGGCAAGGTGCCGGCGGTCATCGACTACACGCCCTACCTGAAGTTCACCCAGAG ctaCGACTACCTgagcgaggaggaggagcggggcAGCATGGGGAGCAGCACCAGCGAGGACAGCTCCCCCGAGCACCCCTACCTGCCGCTGGTGACCGACGAGGACAGCTGGTACAACAAGTGGCGCAAGATGGAGCAGAAGTTCCGCATCGTTTATGCCCAGAAG GGGTACCTGGAGGAGTTGGTGCGGCTGCGGGAGTCGCAGCTGAAGGACCTGGAGGCGGAGAACAAGAGGCTGAAGCTGCGGCTGGAGGAGGCGGTGGTGCAGAACCAGCTGGAGAAGAGGGAGCTGGAGGGCGTCatcctggagctgcaggagcagct GACGGGGCTGATCCCATGCGAGAACCcacagctggcacagctctCCAAGGAGATGGTGACGCCTTTGGTGAACCAGTGGCCATCGCTGGGGACGCTCAATGGCAACGAGAGCGGCTCGGACAGCAAGCTGTACAGGAG GGAAGGACCCCACGCCCTCCATGCTGGGGCTCTGCGGCTCCCTGGCCTCGCTGCCCAGCTGCAAGTCCCTGGCCAGCCTCAAGTCCAACGAGTGCCTGGTGAGCGACAGCAACGAAGCCAGCCCCACCCGCAGCCCCAGCTGAGACCCCCGGGCCCCCCGTCCAGCAGCGCCGCAGAGGACTGA
- the RUNDC3A gene encoding RUN domain-containing protein 3A isoform X8: protein MRDGGCGLPWRRRLDRDAGRGSGGGGRAAGAPLIPTPRSVETPPNPRFSVKTLLEKHTAEPIDDSSEEFVNFAAILEQILSHRFKALPPGPVSWFSSDGQRGFWDYIRLACSKVPNNCVSSIESMENISTSRAKGRAWIRVALMEKRISDYITTALRDTRTTRRFYDDGAIMLREESTLLVGMLIGLGAIDFSFCLKGEVMDGKVPAVIDYTPYLKFTQSYDYLSEEEERGSMGSSTSEDSSPEHPYLPLVTDEDSWYNKWRKMEQKFRIVYAQKGYLEELVRLRESQLKDLEAENKRLKLRLEEAVVQNQLEKRELEGVILELQEQLTGLIPCENPQLAQLSKEMVTPLVNQWPSLGTLNGNESGSDSKLYRREGPHALHAGALRLPGLAAQLQVPGQPQVQRVPGERQQRSQPHPQPQLRPPGPPSSSAAED from the exons ATGCGGGATGGAGGATGCGGGTTGCCATGGCGACGCCGGCTGGACCGGGATGCGGggagggggtctgggggtgggGGACGCGCGGCGGGGGCTCCGCTGATCCCCACCCCCCGCAGTGTGGAGACGCCCCCCAACCCCCG GTTCTCGGTGAAGACGCTGCTGGAGAAGCACACTGCTGAGCCCATCGACGACTCCTCCGAGGAGTTTGTCAACTTCGCCGCCATCCTCGAGCAGATCCTCAGCCACCGCTTCAAAG CGCTGCCCCCAGGCCCCGTCAGCTGGTTCAGCTCGGATGGGCAGCGCGGCTTCTGGGACTACATCCGCCTGGCCTGCAGCAAGGTGCCCAACAACTGCGTCAGCAGCATCGAGAGCATGGAGAACATCAGCACCTCCAGGGCCAAG GGCCGGGCGTGGATCCGCGTGGCGCTGATGGAGAAGCGCATTTCTGACTACATCACCACGGCACTGCGCGACACGCGGACCACCAG GCGGTTCTATGACGACGGGGCCATCATGCTGCGGGAGGAATCCACGCTGCTGGTCGGGATGCTCATCGGGCTCGGAGCCATCGACTTCAG ctTCTGCCTGAAGGGCGAGGTGATGGACGGCAAGGTGCCGGCGGTCATCGACTACACGCCCTACCTGAAGTTCACCCAGAG ctaCGACTACCTgagcgaggaggaggagcggggcAGCATGGGGAGCAGCACCAGCGAGGACAGCTCCCCCGAGCACCCCTACCTGCCGCTGGTGACCGACGAGGACAGCTGGTACAACAAGTGGCGCAAGATGGAGCAGAAGTTCCGCATCGTTTATGCCCAGAAG GGGTACCTGGAGGAGTTGGTGCGGCTGCGGGAGTCGCAGCTGAAGGACCTGGAGGCGGAGAACAAGAGGCTGAAGCTGCGGCTGGAGGAGGCGGTGGTGCAGAACCAGCTGGAGAAGAGGGAGCTGGAGGGCGTCatcctggagctgcaggagcagct GACGGGGCTGATCCCATGCGAGAACCcacagctggcacagctctCCAAGGAGATGGTGACGCCTTTGGTGAACCAGTGGCCATCGCTGGGGACGCTCAATGGCAACGAGAGCGGCTCGGACAGCAAGCTGTACAGGAG GGAAGGACCCCACGCCCTCCATGCTGGGGCTCTGCGGCTCCCTGGCCTCGCTGCCCAGCTGCAAGTCCCTGGCCAGCCTCAAGTCCAACGAGTGCCTGGTGAGCGACAGCAACGAAGCCAGCCCCACCCGCAGCCCCAGCTGAGACCCCCGGGCCCCCCGTCCAGCAGCGCCGCAGAGGACTGA
- the RUNDC3A gene encoding RUN domain-containing protein 3A isoform X10: MAAGCVRAAMALGLSSKKASSRNIAVERRNLITVCRFSVKTLLEKHTAEPIDDSSEEFVNFAAILEQILSHRFKALPPGPVSWFSSDGQRGFWDYIRLACSKVPNNCVSSIESMENISTSRAKGRAWIRVALMEKRISDYITTALRDTRTTRRFYDDGAIMLREESTLLVGMLIGLGAIDFSFCLKGEVMDGKVPAVIDYTPYLKFTQSYDYLSEEEERGSMGSSTSEDSSPEHPYLPLVTDEDSWYNKWRKMEQKFRIVYAQKGYLEELVRLRESQLKDLEAENKRLKLRLEEAVVQNQLEKRELEGVILELQEQLTGLIPCENPQLAQLSKEMVTPLVNQWPSLGTLNGNESGSDSKLYRREGPHALHAGALRLPGLAAQLQVPGQPQVQRVPGERQQRSQPHPQPQLRPPGPPSSSAAED; this comes from the exons ATGGCAGCGGGCTGCGTGCGGGCTGCCATGGCTCTGGGGCTCTCCTCCAAGAAGGCGTCCTCCAGAAACATCGCCGTGGAGAGGAGAAACCTCATCACCGTCtgcag GTTCTCGGTGAAGACGCTGCTGGAGAAGCACACTGCTGAGCCCATCGACGACTCCTCCGAGGAGTTTGTCAACTTCGCCGCCATCCTCGAGCAGATCCTCAGCCACCGCTTCAAAG CGCTGCCCCCAGGCCCCGTCAGCTGGTTCAGCTCGGATGGGCAGCGCGGCTTCTGGGACTACATCCGCCTGGCCTGCAGCAAGGTGCCCAACAACTGCGTCAGCAGCATCGAGAGCATGGAGAACATCAGCACCTCCAGGGCCAAG GGCCGGGCGTGGATCCGCGTGGCGCTGATGGAGAAGCGCATTTCTGACTACATCACCACGGCACTGCGCGACACGCGGACCACCAG GCGGTTCTATGACGACGGGGCCATCATGCTGCGGGAGGAATCCACGCTGCTGGTCGGGATGCTCATCGGGCTCGGAGCCATCGACTTCAG ctTCTGCCTGAAGGGCGAGGTGATGGACGGCAAGGTGCCGGCGGTCATCGACTACACGCCCTACCTGAAGTTCACCCAGAG ctaCGACTACCTgagcgaggaggaggagcggggcAGCATGGGGAGCAGCACCAGCGAGGACAGCTCCCCCGAGCACCCCTACCTGCCGCTGGTGACCGACGAGGACAGCTGGTACAACAAGTGGCGCAAGATGGAGCAGAAGTTCCGCATCGTTTATGCCCAGAAG GGGTACCTGGAGGAGTTGGTGCGGCTGCGGGAGTCGCAGCTGAAGGACCTGGAGGCGGAGAACAAGAGGCTGAAGCTGCGGCTGGAGGAGGCGGTGGTGCAGAACCAGCTGGAGAAGAGGGAGCTGGAGGGCGTCatcctggagctgcaggagcagct GACGGGGCTGATCCCATGCGAGAACCcacagctggcacagctctCCAAGGAGATGGTGACGCCTTTGGTGAACCAGTGGCCATCGCTGGGGACGCTCAATGGCAACGAGAGCGGCTCGGACAGCAAGCTGTACAGGAG GGAAGGACCCCACGCCCTCCATGCTGGGGCTCTGCGGCTCCCTGGCCTCGCTGCCCAGCTGCAAGTCCCTGGCCAGCCTCAAGTCCAACGAGTGCCTGGTGAGCGACAGCAACGAAGCCAGCCCCACCCGCAGCCCCAGCTGAGACCCCCGGGCCCCCCGTCCAGCAGCGCCGCAGAGGACTGA
- the RUNDC3A gene encoding RUN domain-containing protein 3A isoform X11, translated as MAAGCVRAAMALGLSSKKASSRNIAVERRNLITVCRFSVKTLLEKHTAEPIDDSSEEFVNFAAILEQILSHRFKGPVSWFSSDGQRGFWDYIRLACSKVPNNCVSSIESMENISTSRAKGRAWIRVALMEKRISDYITTALRDTRTTRRFYDDGAIMLREESTLLVGMLIGLGAIDFSFCLKGEVMDGKVPAVIDYTPYLKFTQSYDYLSEEEERGSMGSSTSEDSSPEHPYLPLVTDEDSWYNKWRKMEQKFRIVYAQKGYLEELVRLRESQLKDLEAENKRLKLRLEEAVVQNQLEKRELEGVILELQEQLTGLIPCENPQLAQLSKEMVTPLVNQWPSLGTLNGNESGSDSKLYRREGPHALHAGALRLPGLAAQLQVPGQPQVQRVPGERQQRSQPHPQPQLRPPGPPSSSAAED; from the exons ATGGCAGCGGGCTGCGTGCGGGCTGCCATGGCTCTGGGGCTCTCCTCCAAGAAGGCGTCCTCCAGAAACATCGCCGTGGAGAGGAGAAACCTCATCACCGTCtgcag GTTCTCGGTGAAGACGCTGCTGGAGAAGCACACTGCTGAGCCCATCGACGACTCCTCCGAGGAGTTTGTCAACTTCGCCGCCATCCTCGAGCAGATCCTCAGCCACCGCTTCAAAG GCCCCGTCAGCTGGTTCAGCTCGGATGGGCAGCGCGGCTTCTGGGACTACATCCGCCTGGCCTGCAGCAAGGTGCCCAACAACTGCGTCAGCAGCATCGAGAGCATGGAGAACATCAGCACCTCCAGGGCCAAG GGCCGGGCGTGGATCCGCGTGGCGCTGATGGAGAAGCGCATTTCTGACTACATCACCACGGCACTGCGCGACACGCGGACCACCAG GCGGTTCTATGACGACGGGGCCATCATGCTGCGGGAGGAATCCACGCTGCTGGTCGGGATGCTCATCGGGCTCGGAGCCATCGACTTCAG ctTCTGCCTGAAGGGCGAGGTGATGGACGGCAAGGTGCCGGCGGTCATCGACTACACGCCCTACCTGAAGTTCACCCAGAG ctaCGACTACCTgagcgaggaggaggagcggggcAGCATGGGGAGCAGCACCAGCGAGGACAGCTCCCCCGAGCACCCCTACCTGCCGCTGGTGACCGACGAGGACAGCTGGTACAACAAGTGGCGCAAGATGGAGCAGAAGTTCCGCATCGTTTATGCCCAGAAG GGGTACCTGGAGGAGTTGGTGCGGCTGCGGGAGTCGCAGCTGAAGGACCTGGAGGCGGAGAACAAGAGGCTGAAGCTGCGGCTGGAGGAGGCGGTGGTGCAGAACCAGCTGGAGAAGAGGGAGCTGGAGGGCGTCatcctggagctgcaggagcagct GACGGGGCTGATCCCATGCGAGAACCcacagctggcacagctctCCAAGGAGATGGTGACGCCTTTGGTGAACCAGTGGCCATCGCTGGGGACGCTCAATGGCAACGAGAGCGGCTCGGACAGCAAGCTGTACAGGAG GGAAGGACCCCACGCCCTCCATGCTGGGGCTCTGCGGCTCCCTGGCCTCGCTGCCCAGCTGCAAGTCCCTGGCCAGCCTCAAGTCCAACGAGTGCCTGGTGAGCGACAGCAACGAAGCCAGCCCCACCCGCAGCCCCAGCTGAGACCCCCGGGCCCCCCGTCCAGCAGCGCCGCAGAGGACTGA
- the RUNDC3A gene encoding RUN domain-containing protein 3A isoform X1 has protein sequence MAAGCVRAAMALGLSSKKASSRNIAVERRNLITVCRFSVKTLLEKHTAEPIDDSSEEFVNFAAILEQILSHRFKGTTPSPPRPLPDPHPPPPPCPTRAHELPALPPGPVSWFSSDGQRGFWDYIRLACSKVPNNCVSSIESMENISTSRAKGRAWIRVALMEKRISDYITTALRDTRTTRRFYDDGAIMLREESTLLVGMLIGLGAIDFSFCLKGEVMDGKVPAVIDYTPYLKFTQSYDYLSEEEERGSMGSSTSEDSSPEHPYLPLVTDEDSWYNKWRKMEQKFRIVYAQKGYLEELVRLRESQLKDLEAENKRLKLRLEEAVVQNQLEKRELEGVILELQEQLTGLIPCENPQLAQLSKEMVTPLVNQWPSLGTLNGNESGSDSKLYRRHSFVSTDQLSAENSLSSDSQRLGEGKREGEPWGPLGKDPTPSMLGLCGSLASLPSCKSLASLKSNECLVSDSNEASPTRSPS, from the exons ATGGCAGCGGGCTGCGTGCGGGCTGCCATGGCTCTGGGGCTCTCCTCCAAGAAGGCGTCCTCCAGAAACATCGCCGTGGAGAGGAGAAACCTCATCACCGTCtgcag GTTCTCGGTGAAGACGCTGCTGGAGAAGCACACTGCTGAGCCCATCGACGACTCCTCCGAGGAGTTTGTCAACTTCGCCGCCATCCTCGAGCAGATCCTCAGCCACCGCTTCAAAGGTaccaccccatcccctccccgACCCCTCCccgacccccatccccccccccccccatgtcccacACGGGCACACGAGCTCCCAGCGCTGCCCCCAGGCCCCGTCAGCTGGTTCAGCTCGGATGGGCAGCGCGGCTTCTGGGACTACATCCGCCTGGCCTGCAGCAAGGTGCCCAACAACTGCGTCAGCAGCATCGAGAGCATGGAGAACATCAGCACCTCCAGGGCCAAG GGCCGGGCGTGGATCCGCGTGGCGCTGATGGAGAAGCGCATTTCTGACTACATCACCACGGCACTGCGCGACACGCGGACCACCAG GCGGTTCTATGACGACGGGGCCATCATGCTGCGGGAGGAATCCACGCTGCTGGTCGGGATGCTCATCGGGCTCGGAGCCATCGACTTCAG ctTCTGCCTGAAGGGCGAGGTGATGGACGGCAAGGTGCCGGCGGTCATCGACTACACGCCCTACCTGAAGTTCACCCAGAG ctaCGACTACCTgagcgaggaggaggagcggggcAGCATGGGGAGCAGCACCAGCGAGGACAGCTCCCCCGAGCACCCCTACCTGCCGCTGGTGACCGACGAGGACAGCTGGTACAACAAGTGGCGCAAGATGGAGCAGAAGTTCCGCATCGTTTATGCCCAGAAG GGGTACCTGGAGGAGTTGGTGCGGCTGCGGGAGTCGCAGCTGAAGGACCTGGAGGCGGAGAACAAGAGGCTGAAGCTGCGGCTGGAGGAGGCGGTGGTGCAGAACCAGCTGGAGAAGAGGGAGCTGGAGGGCGTCatcctggagctgcaggagcagct GACGGGGCTGATCCCATGCGAGAACCcacagctggcacagctctCCAAGGAGATGGTGACGCCTTTGGTGAACCAGTGGCCATCGCTGGGGACGCTCAATGGCAACGAGAGCGGCTCGGACAGCAAGCTGTACAGGAG GCACAGCTTCGTGAGCACCGACCAGCTCTCGGCCGAGAACAGCCTCAGCTCCGACTCCCAGCGCCTGGGCGAGGGCAAGCGCGAAGGCGAGCCCTGGGGGCCCTTGG GGAAGGACCCCACGCCCTCCATGCTGGGGCTCTGCGGCTCCCTGGCCTCGCTGCCCAGCTGCAAGTCCCTGGCCAGCCTCAAGTCCAACGAGTGCCTGGTGAGCGACAGCAACGAAGCCAGCCCCACCCGCAGCCCCAGCTGA
- the RUNDC3A gene encoding RUN domain-containing protein 3A isoform X9, which translates to MWGQRAEPDVLQGWAGTGTAGAASPCVGFSVKTLLEKHTAEPIDDSSEEFVNFAAILEQILSHRFKGPVSWFSSDGQRGFWDYIRLACSKVPNNCVSSIESMENISTSRAKGRAWIRVALMEKRISDYITTALRDTRTTRRFYDDGAIMLREESTLLVGMLIGLGAIDFSFCLKGEVMDGKVPAVIDYTPYLKFTQSYDYLSEEEERGSMGSSTSEDSSPEHPYLPLVTDEDSWYNKWRKMEQKFRIVYAQKGYLEELVRLRESQLKDLEAENKRLKLRLEEAVVQNQLEKRELEGVILELQEQLTGLIPCENPQLAQLSKEMVTPLVNQWPSLGTLNGNESGSDSKLYRRHSFVSTDQLSAENSLSSDSQRLGEGKREGEPWGPLGKDPTPSMLGLCGSLASLPSCKSLASLKSNECLVSDSNEASPTRSPS; encoded by the exons atgtggggacagagaGCGGAGCCCGAcgtcctgcagggctgggctgggacaggGACGGCCGGGGCAGCGTCCCCGTGTGTGGG GTTCTCGGTGAAGACGCTGCTGGAGAAGCACACTGCTGAGCCCATCGACGACTCCTCCGAGGAGTTTGTCAACTTCGCCGCCATCCTCGAGCAGATCCTCAGCCACCGCTTCAAAG GCCCCGTCAGCTGGTTCAGCTCGGATGGGCAGCGCGGCTTCTGGGACTACATCCGCCTGGCCTGCAGCAAGGTGCCCAACAACTGCGTCAGCAGCATCGAGAGCATGGAGAACATCAGCACCTCCAGGGCCAAG GGCCGGGCGTGGATCCGCGTGGCGCTGATGGAGAAGCGCATTTCTGACTACATCACCACGGCACTGCGCGACACGCGGACCACCAG GCGGTTCTATGACGACGGGGCCATCATGCTGCGGGAGGAATCCACGCTGCTGGTCGGGATGCTCATCGGGCTCGGAGCCATCGACTTCAG ctTCTGCCTGAAGGGCGAGGTGATGGACGGCAAGGTGCCGGCGGTCATCGACTACACGCCCTACCTGAAGTTCACCCAGAG ctaCGACTACCTgagcgaggaggaggagcggggcAGCATGGGGAGCAGCACCAGCGAGGACAGCTCCCCCGAGCACCCCTACCTGCCGCTGGTGACCGACGAGGACAGCTGGTACAACAAGTGGCGCAAGATGGAGCAGAAGTTCCGCATCGTTTATGCCCAGAAG GGGTACCTGGAGGAGTTGGTGCGGCTGCGGGAGTCGCAGCTGAAGGACCTGGAGGCGGAGAACAAGAGGCTGAAGCTGCGGCTGGAGGAGGCGGTGGTGCAGAACCAGCTGGAGAAGAGGGAGCTGGAGGGCGTCatcctggagctgcaggagcagct GACGGGGCTGATCCCATGCGAGAACCcacagctggcacagctctCCAAGGAGATGGTGACGCCTTTGGTGAACCAGTGGCCATCGCTGGGGACGCTCAATGGCAACGAGAGCGGCTCGGACAGCAAGCTGTACAGGAG GCACAGCTTCGTGAGCACCGACCAGCTCTCGGCCGAGAACAGCCTCAGCTCCGACTCCCAGCGCCTGGGCGAGGGCAAGCGCGAAGGCGAGCCCTGGGGGCCCTTGG GGAAGGACCCCACGCCCTCCATGCTGGGGCTCTGCGGCTCCCTGGCCTCGCTGCCCAGCTGCAAGTCCCTGGCCAGCCTCAAGTCCAACGAGTGCCTGGTGAGCGACAGCAACGAAGCCAGCCCCACCCGCAGCCCCAGCTGA
- the RUNDC3A gene encoding RUN domain-containing protein 3A isoform X7, with amino-acid sequence MWGQRAEPDVLQGWAGTGTAGAASPCVGFSVKTLLEKHTAEPIDDSSEEFVNFAAILEQILSHRFKALPPGPVSWFSSDGQRGFWDYIRLACSKVPNNCVSSIESMENISTSRAKGRAWIRVALMEKRISDYITTALRDTRTTRRFYDDGAIMLREESTLLVGMLIGLGAIDFSFCLKGEVMDGKVPAVIDYTPYLKFTQSYDYLSEEEERGSMGSSTSEDSSPEHPYLPLVTDEDSWYNKWRKMEQKFRIVYAQKGYLEELVRLRESQLKDLEAENKRLKLRLEEAVVQNQLEKRELEGVILELQEQLTGLIPCENPQLAQLSKEMVTPLVNQWPSLGTLNGNESGSDSKLYRRHSFVSTDQLSAENSLSSDSQRLGEGKREGEPWGPLGKDPTPSMLGLCGSLASLPSCKSLASLKSNECLVSDSNEASPTRSPS; translated from the exons atgtggggacagagaGCGGAGCCCGAcgtcctgcagggctgggctgggacaggGACGGCCGGGGCAGCGTCCCCGTGTGTGGG GTTCTCGGTGAAGACGCTGCTGGAGAAGCACACTGCTGAGCCCATCGACGACTCCTCCGAGGAGTTTGTCAACTTCGCCGCCATCCTCGAGCAGATCCTCAGCCACCGCTTCAAAG CGCTGCCCCCAGGCCCCGTCAGCTGGTTCAGCTCGGATGGGCAGCGCGGCTTCTGGGACTACATCCGCCTGGCCTGCAGCAAGGTGCCCAACAACTGCGTCAGCAGCATCGAGAGCATGGAGAACATCAGCACCTCCAGGGCCAAG GGCCGGGCGTGGATCCGCGTGGCGCTGATGGAGAAGCGCATTTCTGACTACATCACCACGGCACTGCGCGACACGCGGACCACCAG GCGGTTCTATGACGACGGGGCCATCATGCTGCGGGAGGAATCCACGCTGCTGGTCGGGATGCTCATCGGGCTCGGAGCCATCGACTTCAG ctTCTGCCTGAAGGGCGAGGTGATGGACGGCAAGGTGCCGGCGGTCATCGACTACACGCCCTACCTGAAGTTCACCCAGAG ctaCGACTACCTgagcgaggaggaggagcggggcAGCATGGGGAGCAGCACCAGCGAGGACAGCTCCCCCGAGCACCCCTACCTGCCGCTGGTGACCGACGAGGACAGCTGGTACAACAAGTGGCGCAAGATGGAGCAGAAGTTCCGCATCGTTTATGCCCAGAAG GGGTACCTGGAGGAGTTGGTGCGGCTGCGGGAGTCGCAGCTGAAGGACCTGGAGGCGGAGAACAAGAGGCTGAAGCTGCGGCTGGAGGAGGCGGTGGTGCAGAACCAGCTGGAGAAGAGGGAGCTGGAGGGCGTCatcctggagctgcaggagcagct GACGGGGCTGATCCCATGCGAGAACCcacagctggcacagctctCCAAGGAGATGGTGACGCCTTTGGTGAACCAGTGGCCATCGCTGGGGACGCTCAATGGCAACGAGAGCGGCTCGGACAGCAAGCTGTACAGGAG GCACAGCTTCGTGAGCACCGACCAGCTCTCGGCCGAGAACAGCCTCAGCTCCGACTCCCAGCGCCTGGGCGAGGGCAAGCGCGAAGGCGAGCCCTGGGGGCCCTTGG GGAAGGACCCCACGCCCTCCATGCTGGGGCTCTGCGGCTCCCTGGCCTCGCTGCCCAGCTGCAAGTCCCTGGCCAGCCTCAAGTCCAACGAGTGCCTGGTGAGCGACAGCAACGAAGCCAGCCCCACCCGCAGCCCCAGCTGA
- the RUNDC3A gene encoding RUN domain-containing protein 3A isoform X3, which produces MRDGGCGLPWRRRLDRDAGRGSGGGGRAAGAPLIPTPRSVETPPNPRFSVKTLLEKHTAEPIDDSSEEFVNFAAILEQILSHRFKGPVSWFSSDGQRGFWDYIRLACSKVPNNCVSSIESMENISTSRAKGRAWIRVALMEKRISDYITTALRDTRTTRRFYDDGAIMLREESTLLVGMLIGLGAIDFSFCLKGEVMDGKVPAVIDYTPYLKFTQSYDYLSEEEERGSMGSSTSEDSSPEHPYLPLVTDEDSWYNKWRKMEQKFRIVYAQKGYLEELVRLRESQLKDLEAENKRLKLRLEEAVVQNQLEKRELEGVILELQEQLTGLIPCENPQLAQLSKEMVTPLVNQWPSLGTLNGNESGSDSKLYRRHSFVSTDQLSAENSLSSDSQRLGEGKREGEPWGPLGKDPTPSMLGLCGSLASLPSCKSLASLKSNECLVSDSNEASPTRSPS; this is translated from the exons ATGCGGGATGGAGGATGCGGGTTGCCATGGCGACGCCGGCTGGACCGGGATGCGGggagggggtctgggggtgggGGACGCGCGGCGGGGGCTCCGCTGATCCCCACCCCCCGCAGTGTGGAGACGCCCCCCAACCCCCG GTTCTCGGTGAAGACGCTGCTGGAGAAGCACACTGCTGAGCCCATCGACGACTCCTCCGAGGAGTTTGTCAACTTCGCCGCCATCCTCGAGCAGATCCTCAGCCACCGCTTCAAAG GCCCCGTCAGCTGGTTCAGCTCGGATGGGCAGCGCGGCTTCTGGGACTACATCCGCCTGGCCTGCAGCAAGGTGCCCAACAACTGCGTCAGCAGCATCGAGAGCATGGAGAACATCAGCACCTCCAGGGCCAAG GGCCGGGCGTGGATCCGCGTGGCGCTGATGGAGAAGCGCATTTCTGACTACATCACCACGGCACTGCGCGACACGCGGACCACCAG GCGGTTCTATGACGACGGGGCCATCATGCTGCGGGAGGAATCCACGCTGCTGGTCGGGATGCTCATCGGGCTCGGAGCCATCGACTTCAG ctTCTGCCTGAAGGGCGAGGTGATGGACGGCAAGGTGCCGGCGGTCATCGACTACACGCCCTACCTGAAGTTCACCCAGAG ctaCGACTACCTgagcgaggaggaggagcggggcAGCATGGGGAGCAGCACCAGCGAGGACAGCTCCCCCGAGCACCCCTACCTGCCGCTGGTGACCGACGAGGACAGCTGGTACAACAAGTGGCGCAAGATGGAGCAGAAGTTCCGCATCGTTTATGCCCAGAAG GGGTACCTGGAGGAGTTGGTGCGGCTGCGGGAGTCGCAGCTGAAGGACCTGGAGGCGGAGAACAAGAGGCTGAAGCTGCGGCTGGAGGAGGCGGTGGTGCAGAACCAGCTGGAGAAGAGGGAGCTGGAGGGCGTCatcctggagctgcaggagcagct GACGGGGCTGATCCCATGCGAGAACCcacagctggcacagctctCCAAGGAGATGGTGACGCCTTTGGTGAACCAGTGGCCATCGCTGGGGACGCTCAATGGCAACGAGAGCGGCTCGGACAGCAAGCTGTACAGGAG GCACAGCTTCGTGAGCACCGACCAGCTCTCGGCCGAGAACAGCCTCAGCTCCGACTCCCAGCGCCTGGGCGAGGGCAAGCGCGAAGGCGAGCCCTGGGGGCCCTTGG GGAAGGACCCCACGCCCTCCATGCTGGGGCTCTGCGGCTCCCTGGCCTCGCTGCCCAGCTGCAAGTCCCTGGCCAGCCTCAAGTCCAACGAGTGCCTGGTGAGCGACAGCAACGAAGCCAGCCCCACCCGCAGCCCCAGCTGA